DNA from Bacillus marinisedimentorum:
TACCTCCGCTTTCTGGCGAATGAACTTGTCCCTTACCTGGATCATGCTTTCCCAACTTATCAGATGGGCGGCGGGCGGGCGCTTATCGGTGACTCACTTGCGGGAACGGTATCCCTTCTCGCTGCGCTTTCCTATCCGCATACGTTCGGCCGGGTGCTGCTGCAGTCGCCTTACGTGACAGATGACGTGCTGTCAGCGGTTGAGTCGTTTGAGCATACGCAGCTGCTTGAGGTTTATCATGTTATAGGAAAAAACGAAACAGCGGTCGAAACGACGAATGGGAAGACGAAAGATTTTATTAGGCCGAACCGGAAACTGAATGAACTTTTCAAAGCAAAAGGATTCACCTTTTTTTATGATGAATTTGACGGCGACCATACATGGACATACTGGCAGCCGGATCTTGAGCGGGCTCTTGCTGTAATGCTGAAACGTTATTAATTTTGCCGAGGTATGAAGTTGTAAGAATTTTTGATATAATATGGTAAGAATTATATGATATCAGCATCCTGCTTAGGAGGGAACCGGACATGTCATTGAAGTATGGTGTAGCTATTTTTCCATCTAAGACCCTGCAAGATCTCGCAAATTCTTATCGCAAACGCTATGATTCCCACTATTCGCTAATCCCGCCTCATCTTACCCTGAAGGAACCGTTCGAGGTAGATGACAGCGATCTGGATGAGCTTGTACAGAAAATTGGCGGCATTGCAAAGCAGGTCGATCCTTTCACTTTGCATGTGTATAAAGTGGGGACATTTTATCCTGCTAATAATACGATATATTTGAAAGTCGAACGGCAGGATGAGCTTGAAAAGCTGCATCAGCTGCTTTATTCAGGGAATTTAAAACAGGAACAGCGCTATTCGTTCGTTCCTCATATCACCATTGCCCAGGATTTGTCCGATGATGAACATTCCGATGTTCTCGGAAGGACAAAAATGATGGATATCGAATACGAAGAAACTGTTGACCGCTTCCAGCTCCTTTATCAGCTGGAGAATGGTTCATGGACCGTCTATGAAACATTCCGGCTTGGGAAGGACGAGTAGGAAATGGACGTAAGATTGGTTCAGACAGACAGCGAGCTTGAAGACGCTTTTGAAGTGCGGAAGATTGTGTTCGTGGATGAGCAAAATGTTCCTGTTGAAGAAGAAATTGACCAGTATGAAGAGGATTCTGTTCATTTTGTGGCCTATGACGCCAGCAAACCAGTTGCGGCCGGGCGGCTTCGGATCCTGGAGGATACAGGTAAAGTCGAACGGATTTGCGTTCTCGCGGACTACCGTAAAACGGGACTCGGGAAGCAAGTCATGGAAGCGATTGAACAGCACGCCGCCGAACTCGGCGCCTCAACAGCAAAATTGAATGCCCAGACACATGCAGAAGCCTTCTACGGCAAGCTCGGCTATGAAACAGTTTCCGGTCTATTCATGGACGCCGGCATTCCGCATGTGACGATGGTGAAAAAACTGAAATAACCGCTGATATGCGGGCTATTTCGCAACCCAATAAATTCATTCAAAAAGCAGCGGCCGCTTTTCACAGCGGCCGTTTTTTATTTGCCTGTGACAGTGACTGTTCGACAGGTGCCTGTCACCTGTCGAACGAGTGTCGAATAGGAGGAGGGAAGTTGATGAATCATGCTTTTTCGGTTGCCGATCCTGAGATGATTGAAGATGTGTCTCAAAAGGGGCTGGCAGCAAAACCGTTTGTTTTGAAGTATGCAAAAGTTTTAGATCAAATATGGGAGGTCATCCCGCCGAAGGGAATCGTGTTTCACGATTATCTTTCCGCGACAGAAGTGTTTGCCAACACGCCGCTGCCCGCGTATACGTCGAAGAATCTGATTCATGTGTGTCCTGTCGAGAATGTATGGGAGGACATTTTTTTGAACGCAGCGTCGGAGTGCAGGCAGCTGAATGTTGAGCTCTTTTACAAAACGCTGAGTTCCGTTGATATGGCGGTCATTGCCGCCCATCAATATACACACCATCTCGCCTGTTTTCTTGATTCCTTGGAAGAAGCCGATGATGCCGCCTGGTTCATTGAGGGTCTCTCTTGTTACTTGCCGCGGCGGCTTCTGTACGATGAGGAGCGCTTTGAGGCCGTCATGGCTGTTGAAGAGGATCTGATCCGTACGTATCGCCCGCTATTCGGCAATTACGCACTGCGGGCGTTCGGACAGGCGGAAGAGCCGGGTAACGGTCCTGCTGGAACATTGTACGATTACTGGCGCAGCACCAGGACGGTCCGTTATCTTGTTGAGGAATGCGCTGCCGGCAACATCAAGCCGCTGCTTCAGCATTATGTGGACTGGAAAAATGAAGGGAAACGGTATCCGTTC
Protein-coding regions in this window:
- a CDS encoding alpha/beta hydrolase — its product is MADIQRGKIEEQMLYSDILGEDVTLLVYYPPNFSPLYKYTILIAQDGRDYFTLGRIARTADRLLDEQKIENTIIVGIPYRDVEDRRAKYHPKGEKHRAYLRFLANELVPYLDHAFPTYQMGGGRALIGDSLAGTVSLLAALSYPHTFGRVLLQSPYVTDDVLSAVESFEHTQLLEVYHVIGKNETAVETTNGKTKDFIRPNRKLNELFKAKGFTFFYDEFDGDHTWTYWQPDLERALAVMLKRY
- a CDS encoding YjcG family protein — translated: MKYGVAIFPSKTLQDLANSYRKRYDSHYSLIPPHLTLKEPFEVDDSDLDELVQKIGGIAKQVDPFTLHVYKVGTFYPANNTIYLKVERQDELEKLHQLLYSGNLKQEQRYSFVPHITIAQDLSDDEHSDVLGRTKMMDIEYEETVDRFQLLYQLENGSWTVYETFRLGKDE
- a CDS encoding GNAT family N-acetyltransferase translates to MDVRLVQTDSELEDAFEVRKIVFVDEQNVPVEEEIDQYEEDSVHFVAYDASKPVAAGRLRILEDTGKVERICVLADYRKTGLGKQVMEAIEQHAAELGASTAKLNAQTHAEAFYGKLGYETVSGLFMDAGIPHVTMVKKLK